One Cuculus canorus isolate bCucCan1 chromosome 1, bCucCan1.pri, whole genome shotgun sequence DNA segment encodes these proteins:
- the LOC104064347 gene encoding rap1 GTPase-activating protein 1 isoform X15, which yields MIEKMQGSRLDEQRCSLPAPLKTEEEYIPYPSIHEVLQKGWPYPLIILPQFGGYWIEGTSHNISSLNPTLSDAPFPWSGKVKLESDPTAKLYRKHFLGKEHQNFYSSDMSLGYLVLSVKYEQSEKQENLRLLLRTRTGTKHDLIPISCLNEFPNAVQMAKLLCEDVNVERFFPVLYPKASQLIVAFDEHVISNNFKFGVIYQKPGQTTEEEVFSNTEESLGFLEFLDFLGDKIQLQDFRGFRGGLDVTRGQTGTESVYTNFRGKEIMFHVSTKLPFTEGDSQQLQRKRHIGNDIVAIIFQDESTPFVPDMIASNFLHAYVVVQLTHSTTGDTLYKVSVTARDDVPFFGPPLPNPAIFRKSAEFREFLLAKLINAEYSCYRAEKFAKLEERTRSALLESLFEELQLRSRSMMGLPIGEDDKTENGSGGFLENFKRVIRGRSQSLDTMGISMRKQQPATLPSRPTTAGLALSQSVTEGPKAIAASFALPGRSPSRTRASRFHGRRSSAIGIENIQEEKSRDTAERIQKVLDSPGTFFDLKSDGSSSPSSPEFPSRKSK from the exons ATGATTGAAAAAATGCAG GGGAGTCGTCTGGATGAACAAAGATGTTCTCTTCCAGCTCCTCTCAAG acGGAAGAGGAGTACATTCCTTACCCCAGCATCCATGAG GTATTGCAGAAAGGCTGGCCATATCCTCTCATTATCTTACCCCAGTTTGGGGGCTACTGGATTGAAGGGACCAGCCACAACATCTCCAGCTTGAATCCAACTCTGTCTGATGCACCCTTTCCCTGGAGTGGTAAAGTGAAACTGGAGAGCGACCCTACAGCCAAGTTGTACCGCAAACATTTTCTGGGGAAG GAGCACCAGAACTTTTACTCCAGTGACATGTCCTTGGGCTACCTGGTACTTTCTGTGAAGTATGAACAGagtgagaaacaggaaaatctACGCCTGTTGCTGAG GACTCGGACTGGTACCAAACATGACTTGATCCCCATTTCCTGTCTGAATGAATTTCCCAATGCTGTCCAGATGGCGAAG CTACTGTGTGAAGATGTGAATGTTGAACGCTTCTTTCCTGTCCTGTACCCCAAG GCTTCTCAGCTTATTGTTGCATTTGATGAACATGTCATAAGCAATAACTTCaaatttggtgtcatctacCAGAAACCTGGACAG ACAACCGAAGAAGAGGTGTTCAGTAACACAGAAGAGAGTCTGGGTTTCCTAGAGTTCCTGGATTTCCTTGGTGACAAGATTCAGCTGCAGGATTTCCGTGG GTTCCGGGGAGGCTTGGATGTCACTAGAGGTCAAACAGGCACTGAATCGGTCTATACAAATTTCCGGGGCAAAGAGATCATGTTTCATGTGTCTACAAAGCTGCCCTTCACAGAAGGAGATTCCCagcag cttcAGCGGAAACGTCACATTGGGAATGACATTGTAGCCATTATCTTCCAAGATGAAAGTACGCCTTTTGTCCCTGATATGATTGCTTCTAATTTCCTACATGCTTATGTGGTAGTTCAGCTCACTCATAGCACCACTGGTGACACACTCTACAAG GTTTCCGTCACAGCCCGAGATGATGTCCCCTTCTTTGGACCTCCTCTGCCAAACCCAGCTATATTTCGAAAG AGTGCAGAGTTCCGAGAATTCCTCCTGGCCAAGCTCATCAATGCTGAGTACAGCTGCTATCGAGCTGAGAAATTTGCTAAATTAGAG GAAAGAACCCGGAGTGCCCTCTTGGAGAGCCTTtttgaggagctgcagcttcGCAGCCGCAGTATGATGGGGTTGCCCATAGGAGAGGATGACAAGACAGAGAATGGCAGTGGAGGCTTCCTCGAGAATTTCAAG CGAGTGATCAGAGGCCGCAGCCAGAGCCTGGATACCATGGGGATATCCatgagaaagcagcagccagccACCCTGCCCAGCCGGCCAACTACAGCTGGCCTTGCCCTCAGCCAGAGTGTCACCGAGGGCCCTAAGGCCATTGCTGCG tCTTTTGCCTTGCCTGGTAGGAGCCCATCACGTACGCGAGCCAGCCGCTTCCATGGGCGAAGGAGTAGTGCCATTGGCATTGAGAACatacaggaggaaaagag CAGAGACACTGCAGAGAGGATACAGAAGGTGCTGGATAGTCCAGGAACTTTCTTTGACCTGAAGTCTGatggatcatccagtcccagcTCCCCAGAGTTCCCCAGCAGGAAGAGCAAGTga
- the LOC104064347 gene encoding rap1 GTPase-activating protein 1 isoform X11, with product MIEKMQGSRLDEQRCSLPAPLKTEEEYIPYPSIHEVLQKGWPYPLIILPQFGGYWIEGTSHNISSLNPTLSDAPFPWSGKVKLESDPTAKLYRKHFLGKEHQNFYSSDMSLGYLVLSVKYEQSEKQENLRLLLRTRTGTKHDLIPISCLNEFPNAVQMAKLLCEDVNVERFFPVLYPKASQLIVAFDEHVISNNFKFGVIYQKPGQTTEEEVFSNTEESLGFLEFLDFLGDKIQLQDFRGFRGGLDVTRGQTGTESVYTNFRGKEIMFHVSTKLPFTEGDSQQLQRKRHIGNDIVAIIFQDESTPFVPDMIASNFLHAYVVVQLTHSTTGDTLYKVSVTARDDVPFFGPPLPNPAIFRKSAEFREFLLAKLINAEYSCYRAEKFAKLEERTRSALLESLFEELQLRSRSMMGLPIGEDDKTENGSGGFLENFKRVIRGRSQSLDTMGISMRKQQPATLPSRPTTAGLALSQSVTEGPKAIAASFALPGRSPSRTRASRFHGRRSSAIGIENIQEEKSRDTAERIQKVLDSPGTFFDLKSDGSSSPSSPEFPSRKSKHI from the exons ATGATTGAAAAAATGCAG GGGAGTCGTCTGGATGAACAAAGATGTTCTCTTCCAGCTCCTCTCAAG acGGAAGAGGAGTACATTCCTTACCCCAGCATCCATGAG GTATTGCAGAAAGGCTGGCCATATCCTCTCATTATCTTACCCCAGTTTGGGGGCTACTGGATTGAAGGGACCAGCCACAACATCTCCAGCTTGAATCCAACTCTGTCTGATGCACCCTTTCCCTGGAGTGGTAAAGTGAAACTGGAGAGCGACCCTACAGCCAAGTTGTACCGCAAACATTTTCTGGGGAAG GAGCACCAGAACTTTTACTCCAGTGACATGTCCTTGGGCTACCTGGTACTTTCTGTGAAGTATGAACAGagtgagaaacaggaaaatctACGCCTGTTGCTGAG GACTCGGACTGGTACCAAACATGACTTGATCCCCATTTCCTGTCTGAATGAATTTCCCAATGCTGTCCAGATGGCGAAG CTACTGTGTGAAGATGTGAATGTTGAACGCTTCTTTCCTGTCCTGTACCCCAAG GCTTCTCAGCTTATTGTTGCATTTGATGAACATGTCATAAGCAATAACTTCaaatttggtgtcatctacCAGAAACCTGGACAG ACAACCGAAGAAGAGGTGTTCAGTAACACAGAAGAGAGTCTGGGTTTCCTAGAGTTCCTGGATTTCCTTGGTGACAAGATTCAGCTGCAGGATTTCCGTGG GTTCCGGGGAGGCTTGGATGTCACTAGAGGTCAAACAGGCACTGAATCGGTCTATACAAATTTCCGGGGCAAAGAGATCATGTTTCATGTGTCTACAAAGCTGCCCTTCACAGAAGGAGATTCCCagcag cttcAGCGGAAACGTCACATTGGGAATGACATTGTAGCCATTATCTTCCAAGATGAAAGTACGCCTTTTGTCCCTGATATGATTGCTTCTAATTTCCTACATGCTTATGTGGTAGTTCAGCTCACTCATAGCACCACTGGTGACACACTCTACAAG GTTTCCGTCACAGCCCGAGATGATGTCCCCTTCTTTGGACCTCCTCTGCCAAACCCAGCTATATTTCGAAAG AGTGCAGAGTTCCGAGAATTCCTCCTGGCCAAGCTCATCAATGCTGAGTACAGCTGCTATCGAGCTGAGAAATTTGCTAAATTAGAG GAAAGAACCCGGAGTGCCCTCTTGGAGAGCCTTtttgaggagctgcagcttcGCAGCCGCAGTATGATGGGGTTGCCCATAGGAGAGGATGACAAGACAGAGAATGGCAGTGGAGGCTTCCTCGAGAATTTCAAG CGAGTGATCAGAGGCCGCAGCCAGAGCCTGGATACCATGGGGATATCCatgagaaagcagcagccagccACCCTGCCCAGCCGGCCAACTACAGCTGGCCTTGCCCTCAGCCAGAGTGTCACCGAGGGCCCTAAGGCCATTGCTGCG tCTTTTGCCTTGCCTGGTAGGAGCCCATCACGTACGCGAGCCAGCCGCTTCCATGGGCGAAGGAGTAGTGCCATTGGCATTGAGAACatacaggaggaaaagag CAGAGACACTGCAGAGAGGATACAGAAGGTGCTGGATAGTCCAGGAACTTTCTTTGACCTGAAGTCTGatggatcatccagtcccagcTCCCCAGAGTTCCCCAGCAGGAAGAGCAA
- the LOC104064347 gene encoding rap1 GTPase-activating protein 1 isoform X16, which yields MIEKMQGSRLDEQRCSLPAPLKTEEEYIPYPSIHEVLQKGWPYPLIILPQFGGYWIEGTSHNISSLNPTLSDAPFPWSGKVKLESDPTAKLYRKHFLGKEHQNFYSSDMSLGYLVLSVKYEQSEKQENLRLLLRTRTGTKHDLIPISCLNEFPNAVQMAKLLCEDVNVERFFPVLYPKASQLIVAFDEHVISNNFKFGVIYQKPGQTTEEEVFSNTEESLGFLEFLDFLGDKIQLQDFRGFRGGLDVTRGQTGTESVYTNFRGKEIMFHVSTKLPFTEGDSQQLQRKRHIGNDIVAIIFQDESTPFVPDMIASNFLHAYVVVQLTHSTTGDTLYKVSVTARDDVPFFGPPLPNPAIFRKSAEFREFLLAKLINAEYSCYRAEKFAKLEERTRSALLESLFEELQLRSRSMMGLPIGEDDKTENGSGGFLENFKRVIRGRSQSLDTMGISMRKQQPATLPSRPTTAGLALSQSVTEGPKAIAAGSEQAGPLG from the exons ATGATTGAAAAAATGCAG GGGAGTCGTCTGGATGAACAAAGATGTTCTCTTCCAGCTCCTCTCAAG acGGAAGAGGAGTACATTCCTTACCCCAGCATCCATGAG GTATTGCAGAAAGGCTGGCCATATCCTCTCATTATCTTACCCCAGTTTGGGGGCTACTGGATTGAAGGGACCAGCCACAACATCTCCAGCTTGAATCCAACTCTGTCTGATGCACCCTTTCCCTGGAGTGGTAAAGTGAAACTGGAGAGCGACCCTACAGCCAAGTTGTACCGCAAACATTTTCTGGGGAAG GAGCACCAGAACTTTTACTCCAGTGACATGTCCTTGGGCTACCTGGTACTTTCTGTGAAGTATGAACAGagtgagaaacaggaaaatctACGCCTGTTGCTGAG GACTCGGACTGGTACCAAACATGACTTGATCCCCATTTCCTGTCTGAATGAATTTCCCAATGCTGTCCAGATGGCGAAG CTACTGTGTGAAGATGTGAATGTTGAACGCTTCTTTCCTGTCCTGTACCCCAAG GCTTCTCAGCTTATTGTTGCATTTGATGAACATGTCATAAGCAATAACTTCaaatttggtgtcatctacCAGAAACCTGGACAG ACAACCGAAGAAGAGGTGTTCAGTAACACAGAAGAGAGTCTGGGTTTCCTAGAGTTCCTGGATTTCCTTGGTGACAAGATTCAGCTGCAGGATTTCCGTGG GTTCCGGGGAGGCTTGGATGTCACTAGAGGTCAAACAGGCACTGAATCGGTCTATACAAATTTCCGGGGCAAAGAGATCATGTTTCATGTGTCTACAAAGCTGCCCTTCACAGAAGGAGATTCCCagcag cttcAGCGGAAACGTCACATTGGGAATGACATTGTAGCCATTATCTTCCAAGATGAAAGTACGCCTTTTGTCCCTGATATGATTGCTTCTAATTTCCTACATGCTTATGTGGTAGTTCAGCTCACTCATAGCACCACTGGTGACACACTCTACAAG GTTTCCGTCACAGCCCGAGATGATGTCCCCTTCTTTGGACCTCCTCTGCCAAACCCAGCTATATTTCGAAAG AGTGCAGAGTTCCGAGAATTCCTCCTGGCCAAGCTCATCAATGCTGAGTACAGCTGCTATCGAGCTGAGAAATTTGCTAAATTAGAG GAAAGAACCCGGAGTGCCCTCTTGGAGAGCCTTtttgaggagctgcagcttcGCAGCCGCAGTATGATGGGGTTGCCCATAGGAGAGGATGACAAGACAGAGAATGGCAGTGGAGGCTTCCTCGAGAATTTCAAG CGAGTGATCAGAGGCCGCAGCCAGAGCCTGGATACCATGGGGATATCCatgagaaagcagcagccagccACCCTGCCCAGCCGGCCAACTACAGCTGGCCTTGCCCTCAGCCAGAGTGTCACCGAGGGCCCTAAGGCCATTGCTGCG ggatctgaacaggctggaccgctgggctga
- the LOC104064347 gene encoding rap1 GTPase-activating protein 1 isoform X13: MIEKMQGSRLDEQRCSLPAPLKTEEEYIPYPSIHEVLQKGWPYPLIILPQFGGYWIEGTSHNISSLNPTLSDAPFPWSGKVKLESDPTAKLYRKHFLGKEHQNFYSSDMSLGYLVLSVKYEQSEKQENLRLLLRTRTGTKHDLIPISCLNEFPNAVQMAKLLCEDVNVERFFPVLYPKASQLIVAFDEHVISNNFKFGVIYQKPGQTTEEEVFSNTEESLGFLEFLDFLGDKIQLQDFRGFRGGLDVTRGQTGTESVYTNFRGKEIMFHVSTKLPFTEGDSQQLQRKRHIGNDIVAIIFQDESTPFVPDMIASNFLHAYVVVQLTHSTTGDTLYKVSVTARDDVPFFGPPLPNPAIFRKSAEFREFLLAKLINAEYSCYRAEKFAKLEERTRSALLESLFEELQLRSRSMMGLPIGEDDKTENGSGGFLENFKRVIRGRSQSLDTMGISMRKQQPATLPSRPTTAGLALSQSVTEGPKAIAASFALPGRSPSRTRASRFHGRRSSAIGIENIQEEKRDTAERIQKVLDSPGTFFDLKSDGSSSPSSPEFPSRKSKHI, encoded by the exons ATGATTGAAAAAATGCAG GGGAGTCGTCTGGATGAACAAAGATGTTCTCTTCCAGCTCCTCTCAAG acGGAAGAGGAGTACATTCCTTACCCCAGCATCCATGAG GTATTGCAGAAAGGCTGGCCATATCCTCTCATTATCTTACCCCAGTTTGGGGGCTACTGGATTGAAGGGACCAGCCACAACATCTCCAGCTTGAATCCAACTCTGTCTGATGCACCCTTTCCCTGGAGTGGTAAAGTGAAACTGGAGAGCGACCCTACAGCCAAGTTGTACCGCAAACATTTTCTGGGGAAG GAGCACCAGAACTTTTACTCCAGTGACATGTCCTTGGGCTACCTGGTACTTTCTGTGAAGTATGAACAGagtgagaaacaggaaaatctACGCCTGTTGCTGAG GACTCGGACTGGTACCAAACATGACTTGATCCCCATTTCCTGTCTGAATGAATTTCCCAATGCTGTCCAGATGGCGAAG CTACTGTGTGAAGATGTGAATGTTGAACGCTTCTTTCCTGTCCTGTACCCCAAG GCTTCTCAGCTTATTGTTGCATTTGATGAACATGTCATAAGCAATAACTTCaaatttggtgtcatctacCAGAAACCTGGACAG ACAACCGAAGAAGAGGTGTTCAGTAACACAGAAGAGAGTCTGGGTTTCCTAGAGTTCCTGGATTTCCTTGGTGACAAGATTCAGCTGCAGGATTTCCGTGG GTTCCGGGGAGGCTTGGATGTCACTAGAGGTCAAACAGGCACTGAATCGGTCTATACAAATTTCCGGGGCAAAGAGATCATGTTTCATGTGTCTACAAAGCTGCCCTTCACAGAAGGAGATTCCCagcag cttcAGCGGAAACGTCACATTGGGAATGACATTGTAGCCATTATCTTCCAAGATGAAAGTACGCCTTTTGTCCCTGATATGATTGCTTCTAATTTCCTACATGCTTATGTGGTAGTTCAGCTCACTCATAGCACCACTGGTGACACACTCTACAAG GTTTCCGTCACAGCCCGAGATGATGTCCCCTTCTTTGGACCTCCTCTGCCAAACCCAGCTATATTTCGAAAG AGTGCAGAGTTCCGAGAATTCCTCCTGGCCAAGCTCATCAATGCTGAGTACAGCTGCTATCGAGCTGAGAAATTTGCTAAATTAGAG GAAAGAACCCGGAGTGCCCTCTTGGAGAGCCTTtttgaggagctgcagcttcGCAGCCGCAGTATGATGGGGTTGCCCATAGGAGAGGATGACAAGACAGAGAATGGCAGTGGAGGCTTCCTCGAGAATTTCAAG CGAGTGATCAGAGGCCGCAGCCAGAGCCTGGATACCATGGGGATATCCatgagaaagcagcagccagccACCCTGCCCAGCCGGCCAACTACAGCTGGCCTTGCCCTCAGCCAGAGTGTCACCGAGGGCCCTAAGGCCATTGCTGCG tCTTTTGCCTTGCCTGGTAGGAGCCCATCACGTACGCGAGCCAGCCGCTTCCATGGGCGAAGGAGTAGTGCCATTGGCATTGAGAACatacaggaggaaaagag AGACACTGCAGAGAGGATACAGAAGGTGCTGGATAGTCCAGGAACTTTCTTTGACCTGAAGTCTGatggatcatccagtcccagcTCCCCAGAGTTCCCCAGCAGGAAGAGCAA